From the Brassica napus cultivar Da-Ae chromosome A8, Da-Ae, whole genome shotgun sequence genome, one window contains:
- the LOC106361579 gene encoding photosystem I reaction center subunit psaK, chloroplastic, whose protein sequence is MASTVMTTLPQFNGLRASKISAAPVQGLATVVPMRRKGNGALGAKCDFIGSSTNLIMVTSTTLMLFAGRFGLAPSANRKATAGLKLEARDSGLQTGDPAGFTLADTLACGTVGHIIGVGVVLGLKNIGAI, encoded by the exons ATGGCGAGCACTGTGATGACTACACTGCCTCAGTTCAATGGTCTTCGAGCCAGCAAGATCTCTGCAGCTCCAGTTCAAGGCCTG GCAACTGTTGTGCCCATGAGACGCAAGGGAAATGGAGCTTTGGGTGCAAAATGTGACTTCATTGGTTCATCAACAAATCTG ATAATGGTAACGTCGACGACTCTGATGCTGTTCGCTGGGAGATTCGGACTAGCACCATCAGCCAATAGGAAGGCAACAGCTGGACTTAAGCTAGAGGCACGTGACTCGGGTCTACAAACGGGTGACCCAGCCGGGTTCACTCTCGCCGACACTTTGGCTTGTGGTACCGTTGGTCACATCATCGGAGTTGGAGTTGTCCTTGGTCTCAAAAACATTGGTGCTATTTAA
- the LOC106361580 gene encoding CSC1-like protein ERD4: MEFESFLVSLGTSAVIFVVLMLLFTWLSRRPGNVSVYYPNRILKGMDPWEGSSLTRNPFAWIREAFTSTEQDVVKLSGVDTAVYFVFLSTVLGIFALSALLLLPTLLPLSATDNSLKTSRNVTDTTSNGTFSQLDNLSMANITRRSSRLWAFLGAVYWVSLVTYFMLWKAYKHVAALRAEALMSSEEVLPEQYAILVRDIPSPPNGETQKEFVDSYFREIYPETFYRSLVVTENSKINKIWENLEGYKKKLARAEAVFAATSNRPMNKTGLLGLVGERVDSIDYYTKLINESVAKLEAEQRTVLAEKQQTAAVVFFTDRVTAALAAQSLHCQMVDKWTVTEAPEPRQLIWENLKIKFFSRIVRQYLIYFLVAITILFYMIPIAFVSAITTLGNLQKALPFIKPIVEIAFIRTILQSYLPQIALIVFLAMLPKFLMFLSKSEGIPSQSHAIRAASGKYFYFSVLNVFIGVTLAGSLFDNLKALEKKPNSIVTVLATSLPKNATFFLTYVALKFFVGYGLELSRIIPLIIFHLKKKYLCKTEAEVKEAWYPGDLSYATRVPSDMLILTITFCYSVIAPLILVFGVIYFGLGWLILRNQALKVYVPSYESYGRMWPHIHTRILAALFLFQLVMFGYLGAKLFVWATLLVPLIFISLIFGYVCRQKFYKGFEHTALEVACRGLKQRPDLEEVFRAYIPHSLSTHKGDDHQFKGAMSRYQDYAAISAA, from the exons ATGGAGTTTGAATCGTTTCTAGTGTCCTTAGGGACGTCAGCAGTCATCTTCGTCGTGCTCATGCTCCTCTTCACCTGGCTCTCTCGTAGACCCGGTAACGTTTCGGTTTATTACCCGAACCGGATCCTGAAAGGAATGGATCCATGGGAAGGCAGCTCCTTGACCCGAAACCCATTTGCCTGGATCCGCGAAGCTTTCACTTCCACCGAACAAGACGTCGTTAAGCTGTCCGGCGTCGATACCGCCGTCTACTTCGTCTTCTTGAGCACTG TTCTTGGGATATTTGCTTTGTCGGCTCTTCTTCTCTTGCCGACTCTACTCCCTTTATCCGCTACTGACAACAGCTTAAAGACCTCAAGGAACGTCACTGACACCACAAGTAACGGAACCTTTAGCCAACTTGATAATCTATCTATGGCTAACATCACT AGAAGGAGTTCAAGGCTGTGGGCGTTCCTAGGAGCGGTTTACTGGGTATCTCTAGTCACATATTTCATGTTATGGAAAGCTTACAAGCACGTCGCTGCACTGAGAGCTGAAGCTCTGATGTCTAGTGAAGAAGTATTACCAGAGCAATACGCTATTCTCGTTAGGGATATACCTTCCCCACCTAACGGAGAGACGCAGAAAGAGTTCGTGGATTCTTACTTCAGAGAAATCTACCCGGAGACATTCTACAGATCCCTTGTCGTAACAGAAAACAGCAAG ATTAACAAGATATGGGAAAACTTGGAAGGTTACAAGAAGAAGCTCGCGCGCGCAGAAGCGGTCTTTGCAGCCACTAGTAACCGGCCAATGAACAAAACCGGCTTGCTCGGGCTAGTGGGAGAGCGAGTAGACAGCATTGACTATTACACAAAGCTGATCAACGAGTCTGTAgccaaactagaagcagaacaAAGAACGGTTCTCGCCGAGAAGCAGCAAACCGCAGCGGTTGTGTTCTTCACGGACCGTGTCACTGCAGCTCTAGCCGCTCAGTCACTACACTGCCAGATGGTTGATAAATGGACGGTGACCGAAGCTCCCGAGCCTCGCCAGCTCATCTGGGAGAATCtcaagatcaagttcttcagcAGAATAGTCAGACAGTACTTGATCTACTTCCTCGTTGCAATAACCATATTGTTCTACATGATCCCTATAGCGTTTGTATCTGCGATCACCACTCTTGGGAATCTCCAGAAGGCTCTTCCCTTCATTAAACCGATCGTGGAGATTGCTTTTATAAGAACCATCTTGCAGTCTTACCTTCCTCAGATTGCGCTCATTGTCTTCTTGGCTATGCTTCCTAAGTTCCTCATGTTCTTATCCAAGTCAGAAGGGATTCCTTCGCAGAGTCATGCTATTAGAGCTGCCTCCGGGAAGTACTTTTACTTCTCGGTGTTGAATGTCTTCATCGGTGTGACACTTGCAGGGTCTTTGTTTGATAACTTGAAGGCTCTTGAGAAGAAACCAAACTCTATCGTTACCGTTTTGGCTACTAGTCTCCCTAAGAACGCTACTTTCTTCTTGACATACGTTGCTCTCAA GTTCTTTGTTGGTTATGGTCTTGAGCTGTCTAGGATCATACCGTTGATAATATTCCATTTGAAAAAGAAGTATCTATGCAAAACCGAAGCGGAGGTCAAAGAAGCTTGGTATCCAGGAGACTTAAGCTATGCAACTAGGGTTCCTAGCGACATGCTCATCCTCACTATCACCTTCTGCTACTCCGTCATCGCTCCTCTAATCCTCGTCTTCGGTGTTATCTACTTCGGTCTAGGTTGGCTCATCCTGAGGAACCAG GCGTTGAAAGTGTATGTTCCATCGTACGAGAGCTACGGGAGGATGTGGCCGCATATTCACACCCGCATACTAGCGGCGTTGTTTCTGTTTCAACTGGTTATGTTTGGTTACTTGGGAGCCAAGCTATTCGTTTGGGCGACTCTTTTGGTTCCTCTCATATTCATCTCTCTCATCTTCGGTTACGTGTGCCGTCAGAAATTCTACAAAGGGTTCGAACACACGGCTCTAGAGGTGGCTTGCCGGGGGCTGAAGCAGAGACCGGACCTCGAGGAGGTTTTCAGAGCGTACATTCCGCATAGCTTGAGCACTCACAAAGGAGATGATCACCAGTTCAAAGGAGCAATGTCTCGTTACCAAGACTATGCTGCTATATCAGCTGCTTAA
- the LOC106361581 gene encoding auxin response factor 6, translated as MRLSSAGFNPHPHEVTGEKRVLNSELWHACAGPLVSLPPLGSRVVYFPQGHSEQVAASTNKEVDAHTPNYPSLQPQLICQLHNVTMHADVETDEVYAQMTLQPLNAQEQKDSYLAAELGVPSRQPTNYFCKTLTASDTSTHGGFSVPRRAAEKVFPPLDYTQQPPAQELMARDLHDNEWKFRHIFRGQPKRHLLTTGWSVFVSAKRLVAGDSVLFIWNDKNQLLLGIRRAHRPQTVMPSSVLSSDSMHLGLLAAAAHAASTNSRFTIFYNPRASPSEFVIPLAKYVKAVYHTRVSVGMRFRMLFETEESSVRRYMGTITGICDLDPARWANSHWRSVKVGWDESTAGDRQPRVSLWEIEPLTTFPMYPSPFPLRLKRPWPSGLPSFHGLKEDDMGMGMGMSSPLMWDRGLQSMNFQGMGVNPWMQPRLDASGLLGMQNDAYQAMAAAALQDMRGIDPAKAAASLLQFQSPSGFSMQPPSLVQPQMLQQQLSQQQQQVVDNHNLSASSAAMSQSNTSLLQSMTPLCHQQSFSDTNGGNNPITQLHTLLSNFPQDESSQLLNLTRTNSAMTSSGWPSKRPAIDSSFQHSTAVNNNQSVMEQLGQSHTSNVSPNAVSLPPFPNGQEENPSDPHSHLLFGVNIDSSSLLIPNGMSNLRSIGIEGGDSTTLPFTSSTFNNEFSGTMTTPSSCIEEPAFLQPSENQQSNTFVKVYKSGSFGRSLDITKFSSYNELRSELARMFGLEGQLEDPVRSGWQLVFVDRENDVLLLGDDPWPEFVSSVWCIKILSPQEVQQMGKRGLELLNSAPSSNNVDKVPSNGNCDDFGNRSDPRSLGNGIASVGGSFNY; from the exons atgAGATTGTCTTCAGCTGGGTTTAATCCTCATCCTCATGAAG TTAcaggagagaagagagttcttaATTCTGAGCTCTGGCATGCTTGTGCTGGTCCTCTTGTCTCATTACCTCCTCTTGGAAGCAGAGTTGTTTATTTCCCTCAAGGTCACAGTGAACAG GTCGCTGCTTCAACCAATAAAGAAGTGGATGCCCATACACCAAACTATCCCAGCTTGCAACCGCAGCTTATCTGTCAGCTTCACAATGTCACAATGCAT GCAGATGTTGAAACTGATGAAGTCTATGCACAGATGACTTTACAGCCGTTGAATGCG CAAGAGCAAAAAGATTCTTACCTTGCGGCGGAGTTAGGTGTCCCGAGTAGACAACCTACAAACTATTTCTGTAAAACTCTGACTGCTAGTGATACCAGCACTCATGGAGGTTTCTCTGTGCCTCGCCGAGCTGCTGAGAAAGTTTTCCCTCCCTTG GATTACACACAGCAGCCTCCAGCTCAAGAGTTGATGGCAAGAGATCTGCATGACAATGAATGGAAGTTCAGACATATTTTCCGAG GCCAACCGAAAAGACACCTTCTTACTACTGGTTGGAGCGTATTTGTGAGTGCTAAAAGGCTTGTCGCTGGTGACTCCGTTCTTTTCATCTG GAACGATAAGAATCAGTTACTTCTTGGTATAAGACGAGCACACCGGCCACAAACTGTCATGCCTTCATCTGTTTTATCAAGTGACAGTATGCATTTAGGCCTTCTTGCCGCAGCAGCTCATGCAGCCTCCACAAACAGTCGCTTCACCATCTTCTATAACCCAAGGGCGAGTCCATCAGAGTTTGTAATACCCTTGGCTAAGTACGTGAAAGCGGTTTATCACACTCGTGTGTCTGTTGGCATGAGGTTTAGGATGCTGTTTGAAACCGAAGAATCAAGTGTTCGTCGGTACATGGGTACAATAACTGGCATTTGTGATCTAGATCCTGCTCGGTGGGCTAATTCTCATTGGCGGTCCGTTAAG GTCGGATGGGACGAGTCCACTGCAGGAGATAGGCAACCGAGGGTGTCCTTGTGGGAGATTGAGCCTTTAACGACATTCCCTATGTATCCATCTCCTTTTCCTCTCAGGCTTAAACGTCCCTGGCCTTCAGGTCTCCCATCTTTTCATG GTCTTAAAGAAGATGATATGGGTATGGGTATGGGTATGAGTTCACCGCTTATGTGGGACCGAGGACTTCAGTCTATGAACTTTCAAGGTATGGGAGTGAACCCGTGGATGCAGCCGAGGCTTGATGCTTCAGGCTTGCTTGGTATGCAGAATGATGCTTACCAAGCAATGGCTGCAGCTGCACTTCAAGACATGAGAGGCATTGATCCTGCTAAAGCCGCTGCTTCTCTTCTTCAGTTCCAAAGTCCCTCAGGTTTCTCTATGCAACCTCCTTCCTTAGTGCAGCCGCAGATGCTGCAGCAGCAACTTtctcagcagcagcagcaagtgGTGGATAATCATAATCTGTCTGCTTCCAGTGCTGCTATGTCTCAGTCAAACACGTCTCTACTCCAGTCAATGACACCTCTTTGTCATCAACAAAGCTTCTCAGACACCAACGGAGGAAACAATCCCATCACTCAACTCCACACTCTCCTCAGTAACTTCCCTCAAGACGAGTCTTCTCAACTGCTCAACCTCACTAGAACAAACTCTGCAATGACTTCTTCAGGTTGGCCATCAAAGCGCCCTGCAATTGATTCATCCTTCCAGCACTCTACAGCCGTTAACAACAACCAATCAGTAATGGAGCAGTTGGGACAGTCCCACACAAGTAACGTTTCTCCAAATGCTGTCTCGTTGCCTCCATTCCCCAATGGTCAAGAAGAGAACCCCTCAGACCCTCATAGCCATCTCCTCTTTGGAGTCAACATAGATTCATCTTCCCTTCTGATCCCAAACGGAATGTCAAACCTTAGAAGCATTGGCATTGAAGGCGGCGACTCCACCACTCTACCCTTCACATCATCAACTTTCAACAACGAGTTCTCTGGTACAATGACGACACCTTCTAGTTGTATAGAGGAACCAGCTTTTCTACAGCCCTCAGAGAACCAACAGTCTAACACCTTTGTGAAG GTGTACAAGTCGGGTTCTTTTGGAAGATCATTAGATATAACGAAGTTCAGCAGCTACAACGAGCTGCGAAGCGAGCTTGCTCGCATGTTTGGCCTCGAAGGCCAATTAGAAGATCCTGTGAGATCAGGCTGGCAGCTTGTATTTGTCGACCGAGAGAACGATGTTCTTCTCCTCGGCGATGACCCTTGGCC GGAGTTTGTGAGCAGCGTGTGGTGCATCAAGATACTCTCACCACAAGAAGTGCAGCAAATGGGTAAAAGAGGCCTTGAGCTTCTCAACTCTGCTCCATCTTCCAATAATGTCGATAAGGTCCCGagcaatgggaactgtgatgaCTTTGGGAACCGGTCTGACCCGAGGAGTCTTGGTAACGGTATTGCATCCGTTGGGGGTTCGTTCAACTACTAG